In the genome of Pseudomonas protegens, one region contains:
- a CDS encoding LysE family translocator: MTMLHLTFAVAVFFLIASPGPVVALVISDARQAWPAATITGGVVSAQLLLLITLTLIYTALDVSPTLLNWGQLVGGLYLAWLGINSLLGSAEGVAAVQNSQRHFFWRALKVGLSNPKDILFFLAFLPGFIEPDGDFIKQGLVLALIWGVIDVTILLVYGAISRQLLPSVIAQKIMAKAPGLFLLGIGLLSMLMGTERLIQG; the protein is encoded by the coding sequence ATGACCATGCTGCACCTGACCTTCGCAGTCGCCGTGTTCTTCCTGATCGCTTCTCCCGGTCCGGTGGTGGCCCTGGTCATTTCCGATGCCAGGCAAGCCTGGCCCGCCGCGACGATCACCGGCGGCGTTGTGTCCGCCCAACTGTTGCTGCTGATCACCCTGACACTGATCTATACCGCGCTGGACGTCAGCCCCACGCTGTTGAACTGGGGCCAGCTGGTCGGCGGCCTGTACCTGGCCTGGCTGGGAATCAACAGCCTGCTCGGCAGCGCCGAAGGCGTCGCAGCCGTGCAAAACAGCCAGCGTCATTTCTTCTGGAGGGCCCTGAAAGTGGGCCTGTCCAATCCCAAAGACATCCTGTTCTTCCTGGCCTTTCTGCCGGGGTTCATCGAGCCCGACGGCGACTTCATTAAACAGGGCCTGGTACTCGCACTGATCTGGGGGGTGATCGACGTCACCATTCTGTTGGTCTACGGCGCCATCTCGCGCCAATTGCTGCCCAGCGTGATAGCGCAAAAAATCATGGCCAAAGCACCCGGCCTGTTCCTGCTGGGCATCGGCTTGTTGTCGATGCTGATGGGCACAGAACGGCTGATTCAAGGATGA
- a CDS encoding TauD/TfdA family dioxygenase, translating to MPDFDHFLSSSIQQTRLDQTVESDILNFRLFGNKKGFLHLKNLPIGTVPPTPSDRAGLNKECTISEQIILKATAMLGDPIGYIQESDGAIVNNFFPHKKHSKLASSDSYDCELELHTENAFHAVSPDYLVLFCLRQDPGAEAATFISSIDGIRDILPPQDLAYFHEEKYNFLSDYCDTEKNCRIDINKKQTVLYGDPESPFFRFDPQFMVSRSKEAQEKLETLRKAAWEVAHPVRLNAGDLLIIDNRKTAHARSAFSASLDGSDRWIQRTFAVAGYRYYAQRLGKNTRVLDLVTTL from the coding sequence ATGCCCGATTTCGATCACTTCCTGTCCTCCAGTATCCAGCAAACCCGACTCGATCAAACGGTGGAGTCCGATATACTGAATTTCCGCCTTTTCGGTAATAAGAAAGGCTTCCTGCATTTGAAAAACCTGCCAATCGGTACGGTGCCTCCGACCCCCAGTGATCGCGCCGGACTGAATAAAGAATGCACCATCAGCGAACAAATCATCTTGAAGGCGACGGCCATGCTCGGCGACCCTATTGGTTACATCCAGGAGTCAGACGGGGCGATCGTCAACAACTTCTTTCCACATAAAAAGCACTCTAAACTTGCCAGCTCCGACAGTTACGATTGCGAACTAGAACTGCACACCGAAAACGCATTTCACGCGGTATCACCGGATTACCTGGTGCTGTTTTGTCTGCGCCAGGACCCGGGTGCCGAGGCGGCAACTTTTATCAGTTCCATCGATGGCATCCGCGATATTCTGCCGCCGCAAGACTTGGCCTATTTTCATGAAGAAAAGTACAACTTCCTGTCTGACTACTGCGACACGGAAAAAAACTGCCGAATTGATATAAATAAAAAACAAACGGTTCTATACGGCGACCCTGAGTCGCCCTTTTTTCGCTTCGACCCCCAGTTCATGGTTTCCCGCAGTAAAGAGGCGCAAGAGAAACTGGAAACTCTGCGCAAAGCCGCTTGGGAAGTCGCTCATCCTGTGCGCCTCAACGCCGGTGATTTGTTGATCATCGACAACCGCAAAACCGCCCATGCCCGAAGCGCTTTTTCCGCCAGCCTCGACGGAAGTGACCGTTGGATCCAACGCACTTTTGCGGTGGCCGGCTACCGCTACTACGCGCAACGGCTGGGTAAAAATACACGTGTCCTGGATCTGGTAACCACCCTATGA
- the macA gene encoding macrolide transporter subunit MacA: MEKSKFRKVVWGVGLAVVAGLIVYSVQSPAEPPQYLTARVERGEIENAVLATGILQGVKQVDVGAQVSGQLKSLKVKLGDKVKKGQWLAEIDPLVLQNALRQAQVNEENLEAQRKATAAQVAQTKSVWERYTQLQSDAAISRQDFETAESNYLVQSANLVALDAQLKNARIQIDTAKVNLGYTRIVAPMDGDVVGIVTQEGQTVIAEQLAPVLLKLADLDTMTIKAQVSEADVIHIRPGQEVYFTILGESNKRYYGKLRGTEPAPQNYLDTQAAGTAKQNTAVFYNALFDVPNPDHRLRISMTAQVRIVRDTAKDVLMMPVAALGKRNDDGSYVVRVVDETGHAQERNVQVGINNNVKAQIKDGLVEGDQVVIGEPTPAVAGS; this comes from the coding sequence ATGGAAAAGTCGAAGTTTCGCAAGGTTGTCTGGGGCGTGGGCCTGGCCGTTGTTGCCGGCCTGATTGTCTATTCGGTGCAGTCACCGGCTGAGCCGCCCCAGTACTTGACCGCCAGGGTCGAGCGCGGCGAGATCGAGAACGCGGTGCTTGCCACCGGGATCTTGCAGGGGGTCAAACAGGTCGACGTCGGCGCCCAGGTCTCCGGTCAATTGAAATCGCTGAAGGTCAAGCTCGGCGACAAGGTCAAGAAGGGCCAGTGGCTGGCGGAAATCGATCCGCTGGTGCTGCAGAACGCCCTGCGCCAGGCGCAGGTCAACGAGGAAAACCTCGAAGCACAACGCAAAGCCACGGCGGCACAAGTGGCCCAGACCAAATCGGTGTGGGAGCGTTACACCCAACTGCAATCGGACGCGGCCATCTCCCGCCAGGATTTCGAGACTGCCGAATCCAATTACCTGGTGCAGAGCGCCAACCTGGTGGCCCTGGATGCGCAATTGAAAAACGCGCGAATCCAGATCGACACCGCCAAAGTCAACCTCGGCTATACGCGTATCGTCGCGCCGATGGACGGTGACGTGGTGGGCATCGTCACCCAGGAAGGCCAGACCGTGATCGCCGAGCAACTGGCGCCGGTGCTGCTGAAATTGGCGGACCTGGACACCATGACCATCAAGGCCCAGGTCTCGGAAGCCGATGTGATTCACATCCGGCCAGGCCAGGAGGTGTACTTCACCATCCTTGGCGAGTCCAATAAACGCTATTACGGCAAACTGCGCGGCACTGAACCTGCACCGCAGAACTACCTGGACACCCAGGCCGCCGGCACCGCCAAACAGAACACCGCGGTGTTCTACAACGCCCTGTTTGATGTGCCAAACCCTGATCATCGCCTGCGCATCTCGATGACCGCCCAGGTGCGCATCGTGCGCGACACCGCCAAGGATGTACTGATGATGCCGGTTGCGGCGCTGGGCAAGCGCAATGACGACGGTTCGTACGTAGTGCGGGTGGTGGACGAGACCGGCCACGCTCAGGAGCGCAACGTGCAGGTGGGGATCAACAACAACGTCAAGGCCCAGATCAAGGATGGCCTGGTGGAGGGCGACCAGGTCGTCATTGGTGAACCGACGCCGGCCGTGGCGGGGAGCTGA
- a CDS encoding LuxR C-terminal-related transcriptional regulator codes for MNSQTLFPLIGKVIASTGSRNFPRLLHDLVLAKLPVDATHITQIPAKSAGLPRAQCNTIGAQILSTECMNGLIGSEPEKNLALSNDSRLIDAPLGTSKANFSFTVNGNLKNDLASITFSSQLHLQSRKNEYFYILSFYRTQVQNFSTQEQIILKDFSSLLLPLVEKHINAINPQTLPDNNPGVIDAVPENGDTNSLRQRFEERLQQSGLHLSNREKEICTGLLAGRTAPELAAALALKVNTVESYLKRAVIKMGISGRHSLVRWMHGNPATSITSDLQQ; via the coding sequence ATGAACTCACAAACGCTGTTCCCTCTTATCGGTAAGGTCATCGCCAGTACGGGCAGCCGCAATTTCCCCCGGTTGCTGCATGATCTGGTGCTGGCCAAGTTGCCCGTGGATGCTACGCACATTACGCAAATACCCGCCAAAAGTGCGGGACTGCCACGTGCGCAATGCAACACCATCGGCGCGCAGATCCTCAGTACGGAATGCATGAACGGGCTGATTGGATCCGAACCGGAAAAAAACCTCGCACTGTCAAACGATTCGCGACTGATCGATGCCCCGCTCGGTACTTCCAAGGCAAACTTTTCATTCACCGTTAACGGGAATCTAAAGAACGATTTGGCGTCCATCACCTTCAGTTCCCAATTGCACCTCCAGTCAAGAAAGAACGAATACTTTTATATACTTTCGTTCTATCGCACGCAGGTGCAGAACTTCTCAACGCAAGAGCAAATAATCCTCAAGGATTTCTCCTCGTTGCTGCTGCCGCTGGTTGAGAAGCATATTAACGCTATAAACCCTCAAACGTTGCCGGACAACAATCCAGGCGTCATCGATGCTGTCCCTGAAAACGGGGACACCAACTCCTTGCGCCAGCGTTTCGAGGAGCGTCTGCAGCAGTCGGGCCTGCACCTGTCCAACCGTGAAAAGGAAATCTGCACCGGCCTCCTGGCCGGGCGAACCGCACCTGAACTGGCTGCAGCACTGGCACTGAAAGTTAATACGGTGGAGAGTTACTTGAAACGTGCCGTCATTAAGATGGGTATCAGTGGCCGCCACTCTCTTGTTCGCTGGATGCATGGCAACCCGGCGACATCGATTACTTCTGACTTGCAACAGTAA
- a CDS encoding diaminobutyrate--2-oxoglutarate transaminase family protein, protein MEELSYLKKVESNARTYAANFQRLFVSGNGVWLRDAQGKEYLDCLANAGTLALGHNPPEVKDAVLEFLDSDQLQQALDLATPAKHAFVQELFSQLPAGMRDTSKILFCGPSGSDAVEAAIKLARHYTKRAALMAFHGGYHGMTAGALSAMGNLNPKGIPSVTAQNTHFLPFPYRFRCPFGTDGEQTDQLSLEYIRTVLSDPEGGVTRPAAVLVEVVQGEGGCIPASNAWLRGLREITRELDIVLIIDEVQTGLGRTGSTFAIEHAGIVPDILVLSKAIGGGYPLSVIVYAEHLDTWGPGMHAGTFRGNQIAMVAGRATMRHIRQAGLVEHAAARGAQLLAGLQDIAQRHEAIADVRGRGLMIGVEVTKPRTESRAGLGDGTLAKAIKHNCFDNGLIIETGGRHGSVLRFLPALTISEAQVGSVLDRFEDAISSAAAHRLQVVDQSA, encoded by the coding sequence ATGGAAGAGCTAAGTTATCTGAAGAAAGTCGAATCCAACGCACGCACCTATGCCGCCAATTTCCAGCGCCTGTTCGTCAGCGGAAATGGAGTGTGGCTCAGGGATGCGCAAGGCAAGGAATACCTCGACTGCCTGGCTAACGCCGGTACCCTGGCGCTGGGCCATAACCCGCCGGAAGTCAAAGACGCGGTGCTGGAGTTCCTGGACTCCGATCAGTTGCAGCAAGCACTGGACCTCGCCACCCCGGCCAAGCATGCCTTCGTGCAGGAGCTGTTTTCACAACTACCGGCAGGCATGCGCGACACCAGCAAGATCCTGTTCTGCGGCCCCAGCGGCTCGGATGCGGTGGAAGCGGCGATCAAGCTGGCGCGCCACTACACCAAACGCGCGGCATTGATGGCGTTTCACGGTGGCTATCACGGCATGACCGCCGGCGCCCTCTCGGCCATGGGCAATCTCAACCCCAAGGGCATCCCCAGCGTTACTGCACAAAACACCCATTTCCTGCCATTTCCGTACCGCTTCCGCTGCCCGTTCGGTACCGACGGCGAGCAAACCGATCAACTGTCGCTCGAGTACATCCGCACCGTGCTGTCGGACCCTGAAGGTGGCGTCACCCGCCCGGCCGCCGTGCTCGTCGAAGTGGTGCAAGGCGAAGGCGGTTGCATTCCCGCTTCGAACGCCTGGCTGCGCGGGCTGCGCGAGATCACCCGCGAGCTGGATATCGTGCTGATCATCGACGAAGTACAGACCGGCCTGGGCCGCACCGGCAGCACCTTTGCCATCGAGCACGCGGGGATCGTCCCCGATATTCTGGTGCTGTCCAAGGCCATCGGTGGCGGCTATCCGCTGTCGGTCATTGTCTACGCCGAACACCTCGACACCTGGGGCCCGGGCATGCACGCCGGCACCTTCCGTGGCAATCAGATCGCGATGGTCGCCGGGCGCGCAACCATGCGCCACATTCGCCAGGCGGGCCTGGTGGAACACGCTGCCGCACGCGGAGCGCAACTGCTCGCCGGCCTGCAAGACATTGCCCAGCGGCATGAGGCGATTGCCGACGTGCGTGGCCGTGGCCTGATGATCGGCGTCGAGGTCACCAAGCCGCGTACAGAGAGCCGTGCCGGCCTGGGCGATGGCACATTGGCCAAGGCGATCAAGCACAACTGCTTCGACAACGGCCTCATCATCGAAACCGGTGGGCGCCACGGATCGGTATTGCGCTTCCTGCCCGCCCTGACCATTAGCGAAGCCCAGGTTGGCAGCGTACTTGATCGTTTCGAAGACGCCATCAGCAGCGCCGCCGCGCACCGTTTGCAGGTGGTCGACCAAAGCGCTTAA
- a CDS encoding MacB family efflux pump subunit, translated as MTQALLELKGISRSFMAGEKAFMALKNVSLTINTGEMVAITGASGSGKSTLMNILGCLDYATDGSYTISGRETRDLGDQELAELRRDHFGFIFQRYHLLPHLSAMHNVEMPAIYAGVSEGQRHSRAKELLARLGLANHLVNRPSQLSGGQQQRVSIARALMNGGEVILADEPTGALDTASGKEVMNILLELHAAGHTVIIVTHDPKVAAHAERIIEMRDGEVLSDRLNQRAAPEVEAPVPSQGRATPGRRLVASLGLFKEAFVMAWVALISHRMRTLLTMLGIVIGITSVVSIVAIGEGAKRYVLNDIQAIGSNTIDIYPGTDFGDSHASAIETLVLSDVTALSELHYIDSATPNAGRNLLLRFGNIDVDATVNGVSASSFQVRGIKIAEGITFSQDDDTRQAQVVVIDHNTRNRLFGPNVEALGQIILVGNLPCTVIGVAADNKNIFNTSKALNVWVPYETAAGRLLGQRHLDSITVRIKDGQPSKVVEDNVVKLLQQRHGTKDFFTYNLDSIMQTVQKTSQSLALLLSLIALISLVVGGIGVMNIMLVSVTERTREIGIRMAVGARQSDIRQQFLVEAVMVCLIGGVIGISLSFGIGFLFSLVIKEWQMVFSLESIITAFVCSSLIGIIFGFVPARNAARLDPIEALARD; from the coding sequence ATGACCCAAGCATTGTTGGAACTCAAAGGCATCAGCCGCAGCTTCATGGCCGGTGAAAAAGCGTTCATGGCACTCAAGAATGTCAGCCTCACCATCAACACCGGGGAAATGGTGGCGATCACCGGAGCGTCGGGCTCAGGCAAGTCGACCCTGATGAACATTCTCGGTTGCCTGGACTACGCCACCGACGGCAGCTACACCATCAGCGGTCGCGAAACCCGCGACCTGGGGGACCAGGAGCTGGCGGAGCTGCGCCGCGACCATTTTGGTTTTATCTTCCAGCGTTATCATTTGCTGCCGCATTTGAGCGCCATGCATAACGTCGAGATGCCGGCGATTTATGCCGGTGTGTCGGAAGGCCAGCGCCATAGCCGCGCCAAGGAACTGCTGGCCCGGCTGGGCCTGGCCAATCACTTGGTCAACCGGCCGAGCCAGTTGTCCGGTGGCCAGCAGCAGCGGGTGAGTATCGCCCGGGCGTTGATGAACGGCGGTGAAGTGATCCTCGCGGATGAGCCGACCGGCGCCCTCGATACTGCCAGCGGCAAGGAAGTGATGAACATCCTGCTGGAGCTGCATGCGGCGGGGCATACCGTGATTATCGTGACCCACGACCCCAAGGTGGCGGCCCACGCCGAGCGCATCATCGAGATGCGCGACGGTGAAGTGCTCAGTGACCGCCTCAACCAACGCGCCGCACCGGAGGTCGAGGCCCCGGTTCCCAGCCAGGGCCGGGCCACGCCGGGGCGGCGTCTGGTGGCGAGCCTGGGGTTGTTCAAGGAAGCCTTCGTGATGGCCTGGGTCGCGTTGATTTCCCACCGCATGCGAACCTTGTTGACCATGCTCGGCATCGTGATCGGCATCACCTCGGTGGTGTCGATCGTGGCCATCGGCGAGGGCGCCAAGCGCTATGTCTTGAACGATATTCAGGCGATCGGCAGCAACACCATCGACATCTACCCGGGCACCGACTTTGGCGACAGCCATGCGTCGGCGATTGAAACCCTGGTGTTGTCCGACGTGACCGCCCTCAGCGAGTTGCATTACATCGACAGCGCCACGCCCAACGCCGGGCGCAACCTGCTGTTGCGCTTTGGCAACATCGATGTCGACGCCACGGTGAATGGCGTGAGTGCCAGCTCGTTCCAGGTCCGCGGGATCAAGATCGCCGAAGGCATCACCTTCAGCCAGGACGACGACACCCGCCAGGCCCAAGTGGTGGTGATTGACCACAACACCCGTAATCGCCTGTTCGGCCCGAACGTCGAGGCGCTGGGCCAGATCATTTTGGTGGGCAACCTGCCGTGCACGGTGATTGGGGTGGCGGCGGACAATAAAAATATCTTCAACACCAGCAAGGCACTGAACGTCTGGGTGCCTTACGAAACCGCCGCCGGGCGCCTGTTGGGTCAACGCCACCTGGACAGCATCACGGTGCGGATCAAGGATGGCCAACCGAGCAAGGTGGTGGAGGATAACGTGGTCAAGCTGCTGCAACAGCGCCACGGGACCAAGGATTTTTTCACCTACAACCTCGATAGCATCATGCAAACCGTGCAGAAAACCAGCCAGTCGCTGGCATTGCTGCTGTCGTTGATTGCGCTGATCTCACTGGTGGTGGGGGGTATCGGGGTGATGAACATCATGCTGGTGTCGGTAACCGAGCGTACACGCGAAATCGGTATTCGCATGGCGGTCGGGGCGCGGCAGTCGGACATTCGCCAACAGTTTCTGGTGGAGGCGGTGATGGTTTGTCTGATTGGCGGGGTGATCGGGATTTCCTTGTCGTTTGGTATCGGGTTCTTGTTCTCCCTGGTGATCAAGGAATGGCAGATGGTGTTTTCGCTGGAATCGATCATCACCGCATTTGTCTGCTCCAGCCTGATCGGCATCATCTTCGGGTTTGTACCTGCGCGTAATGCCGCGCGGCTGGATCCGATCGAGGCGCTTGCTCGGGACTGA